The following coding sequences lie in one Arachis hypogaea cultivar Tifrunner chromosome 9, arahy.Tifrunner.gnm2.J5K5, whole genome shotgun sequence genomic window:
- the LOC112710952 gene encoding benzyl alcohol O-benzoyltransferase has protein sequence MAFSRTLEHESPSLVFTVHRKQPELVAPCKATPHEIKILSDIDSQAGLRAQIPIIQFYCSEPSMEGKDPVEIIRNAIAQALVFYYPLAGRLRERPDGKLMVDCNEEGVMFIEADADVTLDQFGDALEPPFPCFEELLHDVPGSEGVIDTPLLLIQVTRLKCGGFIFGLRFNHAMIDGVGIVTFMYTLSAFSHGAQDPPFTPIWRRELLTARDPPRVTCPHPEYDQLTDPNVTTLPTDLQQHSFFFGDSEVSTLRSLLPESLSSATTFQILTAFVWQCRTKALRFNPNDDVRMMCITDGRAKFNPPIPNSYYGNCLVLPAAVTTAGKLTEGTLGYPVGLIKEAIEKVDEEYIHSVADFMVTNGRPLFTTVRSCIVLDTTYAGFRGVDFGWGKALYGGLAKPGAGAFPAVNFHVPSQNEKGEEGILVLTCLPTQALKAFAKVMDEVLESNQTN, from the exons ATGGCCTTTTCTCGGACCCTAGAACATGAATCTCCCTCTCTGGTCTTCACAGTCCACAGAAAACAACCAGAGTTAGTAGCTCCTTGTAAGGCCACACCCCATGAAATCAAGATTCTATCCGACATTGATTCGCAAGCCGGCCTTCGCGCCCAAATTCCGATCATACAATTCTACTGTAGTGAGCCTTCAATGGAAGGAAAAGACCCAGTTGAAATCATTAGGAATGCAATTGCACAAGCACTTGTGTTCTATTATCCACTTGCTGGTAGGCTTAGGGAAAGGCCTGATGGAAAACTCATGGTGGATTGTAACGAAGAAGGAGTTATGTTCATTGAAGCTGATGCTGATGTCACACTTGATCAGTTTGGGGATGCTCTTGAACCTCCATTTCCATGCTTTGAAGAACTCCTCCATGATGTTCCCGGTTCAGAAGGAGTTATTGATACTCCCCTTCTTCTTATTCAG GTGACTCGTCTGAAGTGCGGCGGTTTCATCTTCGGCCTCCGCTTCAACCATGCCATGATCGACGGCGTCGGCATCGTAACGTTCATGTACACCCTCTCCGCCTTCAGCCACGGCGCACAAGACCCTCCCTTCACCCCAATTTGGCGCAGGGAACTCCTAACCGCACGTGACCCCCCTCGCGTCACGTGCCCCCACCCGGAATACGACCAGCTCACAGACCCAAACGTAACTACCCTCCCCACCGATCTCCAGCAACATTCCTTCTTCTTCGGAGATTCCGAGGTATCAACCCTCCGATCCCTCCTCCCGGAAAGCCTCTCCAGTGCAACCACCTTCCAAATACTCACCGCATTCGTATGGCAATGCCGAACCAAAGCATTGCGTTTCAACCCAAACGACGACGTTAGAATGATGTGCATAACCGATGGGCGTGCGAAGTTTAACCCTCCCATTCCAAACAGTTACTACGGTAACTGCTTGGTGCTCCCGGCAGCAGTTACAACCGCCGGGAAGCTGACCGAGGGCACGCTTGGATACCCCGTGGGGCTTATAAAAGAGGCAATTGAGAAGGTTGACGAAGAGTATATACATTCTGTGGCGGATTTTATGGTTACAAATGGGAGGCCTTTGTTTACTACAGTAAGGTCTTGCATTGTGTTGGATACTACTTATGCTGGGTTCAGAGGCGTGGATTTTGGGTGGGGTAAGGCTTTGTACGGAGGGTTAGCGAAACCTGGTGCTGGTGCATTTCCTGCggtgaattttcatgttcctaGCCAGAatgagaagggagaagaaggtaTATTGGTTCTGACTTGTTTGCCTACTCAGGCTTTGAAGGCTTTTGCCAAAGTCATGGATGAGGTGCTTGAGAGTaaccaaacaaattaa